In one window of Arthrobacter pascens DNA:
- the pheS gene encoding phenylalanine--tRNA ligase subunit alpha has translation MTETLPGAAIPNPLDEAAITAAVDQAIAAIAGAGSLDELKAVRLAHTGEKSPLSLANREIGALPKDQKAIAGKLMGSSRGRVNKALADRTAELEAENDARILVEETVDVTAAPRRRRAGARHPLSTLQDRVADIFVGMGWEIAEGPEVESEWFNFDALNFKPDHPAREMQDTFFVEPPEAHLLMRTHTSPVQVRSMLERELPIYVLCPGKVFRTDELDATHTPVFHQFEGLAIDKSLSMADLRGTLEHFARQMFGDEAQIRLRPNYFPFTEPSAELDIWHPGAKGGPRWIEWGGCGMVNPNVLRAAGIDPDVYSGFAFGMGIERTLMFRNEVGDMRDMIEGDVRFSEHFGMEI, from the coding sequence ATGACTGAAACTTTGCCGGGCGCCGCCATCCCGAACCCTCTGGATGAAGCCGCCATCACCGCCGCCGTAGACCAGGCCATCGCCGCCATTGCCGGCGCCGGCTCCCTTGACGAGCTCAAGGCGGTGAGGCTCGCGCATACGGGCGAGAAATCTCCGCTGAGCCTGGCCAACCGTGAAATCGGTGCCCTGCCGAAGGACCAGAAGGCCATTGCCGGCAAGCTCATGGGCTCCTCCCGGGGACGTGTCAACAAGGCGCTCGCTGACCGCACCGCCGAGCTGGAAGCCGAGAATGACGCCCGGATACTGGTCGAAGAGACTGTGGACGTCACTGCCGCGCCCCGCCGTCGTCGTGCCGGTGCCCGCCATCCCCTCTCAACTCTCCAGGACCGCGTCGCGGACATCTTTGTCGGTATGGGCTGGGAAATCGCCGAAGGACCGGAGGTCGAATCGGAGTGGTTCAACTTCGATGCCCTGAACTTCAAGCCGGACCACCCGGCCCGCGAAATGCAGGACACATTCTTTGTGGAGCCGCCGGAAGCCCACCTGCTGATGCGCACGCACACATCGCCGGTACAGGTCCGCTCCATGCTCGAACGCGAGCTGCCCATTTACGTGCTGTGCCCTGGCAAGGTTTTCCGTACCGATGAGCTGGATGCGACGCACACACCGGTTTTCCACCAGTTCGAGGGTCTGGCCATCGACAAGAGCCTGAGCATGGCTGACCTTCGCGGCACCCTTGAACACTTCGCCCGGCAGATGTTCGGCGACGAAGCTCAGATCCGGCTGCGCCCCAACTACTTCCCCTTCACCGAACCCTCCGCCGAGCTGGACATCTGGCACCCGGGCGCCAAGGGGGGCCCGCGCTGGATCGAATGGGGCGGCTGCGGAATGGTCAACCCCAACGTGCTCCGCGCGGCCGGTATCGACCCGGACGTCTATTCAGGTTTTGCCTTCGGCATGGGCATCGAGCGCACCCTCATGTTCCGCAATGAGGTGGGCGACATGCGCGACATGATCGAAGGCGATGTACGTTTCAGCGAGCACTTCGGGATGGAGATCTAA
- a CDS encoding SIMPL domain-containing protein translates to MTPEAPTRTISVSGAGTAEAVPDLLTISVGVECRRDTVGAAYADAGAASAAVSDALRQHGVAGADIRTSGLNVRADLTWLEGEGQRVAGYVASSMLTVRLRELSAASASIAAVVDAGGNDVRLNGLELGFADEAAVKARAREAAWKDALRTAEQYASLASARLGAVVSVSEGPDLPAPVPLAGVQRAVSVEALNVEAGETGVSAGVRVVWELLD, encoded by the coding sequence ATGACTCCCGAAGCTCCCACCCGGACCATTTCCGTGAGCGGTGCGGGGACAGCCGAGGCAGTCCCGGATCTGCTGACCATTTCCGTAGGCGTGGAGTGCCGGCGGGACACCGTGGGCGCCGCCTATGCCGACGCCGGGGCAGCCTCCGCCGCTGTCTCCGATGCACTCAGGCAGCATGGCGTTGCCGGAGCAGACATCCGGACTTCCGGGCTAAATGTGCGGGCAGACCTCACCTGGCTCGAGGGCGAAGGCCAACGAGTGGCCGGCTATGTCGCCTCCAGCATGCTCACCGTCCGGCTCCGGGAACTGTCCGCCGCGTCAGCCTCCATCGCTGCAGTTGTCGACGCCGGTGGCAACGACGTCCGGCTCAACGGGCTTGAACTCGGCTTTGCCGACGAGGCGGCCGTCAAGGCACGCGCGCGGGAGGCTGCCTGGAAGGATGCGCTCAGAACCGCGGAGCAGTACGCGTCCCTCGCCTCGGCCCGGCTCGGCGCGGTGGTGTCGGTCAGCGAAGGCCCGGACCTCCCGGCGCCGGTACCGTTGGCCGGGGTCCAGCGGGCGGTTTCCGTCGAAGCCTTGAATGTTGAAGCTGGCGAAACGGGCGTGTCCGCCGGCGTCAGGGTGGTCTGGGAATTGCTGGACTGA
- a CDS encoding Rv2578c family radical SAM protein — protein MRWDAQALIPPPPEAVPGGATPAFLPLAGLVRSVSTPEFAGITFHEVTAKSVLNKVVSGSRMPFEWTVNPYRGCSHACVYCFARKSHTYLDFDAGLDFDSQVVVKVNAAEVLRKELAKPSWGHHQVALGTNTDPYQRAEGRYQLMPGIISALADSGTPLSILTKGTLLARDIPLLKSVASQVPVGLGISLAMTDEALSEAVEPGTPGPRARLKLVSRLREAGLPCGVMAMPILPWLSDSDEALDDLFRSLASAGATGVTAGALYLKPGTREWFMQWIARHHPGLTGRYEELYGRGSYASKEYRSWLSGKIRYFKQRHGFSGSAGFSHRDLEDDPRGEEAQYPAGSLPAAGSGTAELPAGAIASGTINQGEQPTLF, from the coding sequence ATGAGATGGGATGCCCAAGCACTGATCCCGCCGCCACCAGAAGCAGTGCCCGGCGGAGCGACCCCGGCGTTCCTGCCGCTCGCCGGACTGGTCCGCTCCGTATCCACTCCCGAGTTTGCCGGCATCACCTTCCATGAGGTCACCGCCAAATCGGTGCTCAACAAGGTGGTTTCCGGTTCGCGGATGCCGTTCGAGTGGACGGTCAACCCGTACCGCGGCTGCAGCCACGCCTGCGTATACTGCTTTGCGCGGAAGAGCCACACCTACCTGGATTTCGACGCCGGACTGGACTTTGACAGTCAGGTGGTGGTGAAGGTCAATGCGGCAGAAGTGCTCCGGAAGGAACTGGCCAAACCGTCCTGGGGACACCACCAAGTGGCCCTGGGCACCAACACGGACCCTTACCAACGGGCAGAGGGCCGTTACCAGCTGATGCCCGGGATCATTTCGGCACTGGCCGACTCCGGCACGCCACTGTCCATCCTGACCAAGGGAACACTGCTCGCCCGCGATATTCCGCTCCTGAAAAGTGTTGCGTCGCAGGTTCCGGTGGGCCTCGGCATATCCCTGGCCATGACCGACGAAGCCCTGTCTGAAGCCGTGGAACCGGGGACTCCTGGCCCGCGGGCCAGGCTGAAGCTGGTCTCTCGCCTCCGCGAGGCGGGACTGCCCTGCGGGGTCATGGCCATGCCCATCCTCCCTTGGCTGTCGGACAGTGACGAAGCCCTGGACGACCTGTTCAGGTCCCTGGCTTCCGCCGGGGCCACCGGTGTTACCGCCGGCGCCCTGTATTTGAAACCCGGCACCCGCGAATGGTTCATGCAATGGATCGCCAGGCACCACCCCGGGCTCACCGGACGCTATGAGGAGCTCTATGGCAGAGGGTCCTACGCGTCAAAGGAGTACCGGAGCTGGCTCTCCGGCAAGATCCGCTACTTCAAGCAGCGCCATGGCTTCTCCGGCTCCGCGGGCTTCAGCCACCGGGATCTGGAGGACGATCCGCGAGGCGAAGAGGCGCAATATCCGGCAGGCAGCCTCCCGGCAGCCGGGTCCGGGACGGCGGAACTGCCGGCCGGCGCCATCGCATCCGGCACCATTAACCAGGGTGAGCAGCCCACCCTTTTCTAG
- a CDS encoding (deoxy)nucleoside triphosphate pyrophosphohydrolase produces MTGHIHVVGGAVLDSLADPTSILVARRSAPEQYAGLWEFPGGKVEPGEAPQAALHRELREELGIEVRLGNELAAATAAGWPLNERATMRVWLAEICEGEPVPLEDHDELRWISLGDGDEALSLPWIPADFPIVRALLDSLTGKRQASSGTSGSLQSGR; encoded by the coding sequence GTGACTGGACACATACACGTAGTTGGCGGAGCTGTGCTGGACTCCCTCGCAGATCCCACCTCCATTCTGGTGGCCCGTCGCAGTGCCCCCGAGCAGTACGCCGGCCTCTGGGAGTTCCCTGGCGGAAAAGTTGAACCGGGTGAGGCGCCCCAGGCCGCACTGCACCGGGAACTCCGCGAAGAACTCGGAATAGAGGTCCGGCTGGGGAACGAACTCGCCGCAGCGACCGCAGCCGGCTGGCCACTGAACGAGCGGGCCACCATGCGGGTCTGGCTGGCGGAGATCTGCGAAGGCGAGCCCGTGCCGCTTGAGGATCACGACGAACTGAGATGGATCAGCCTGGGCGACGGTGACGAAGCTCTTAGCCTTCCCTGGATTCCAGCAGACTTCCCGATTGTCCGGGCACTGCTGGATTCACTCACGGGGAAGCGACAGGCTTCAAGTGGAACATCAGGATCCCTGCAGAGCGGCCGCTGA
- a CDS encoding MFS transporter, producing the protein MSSAIQTPTTPTRTASVAPAIISLAMGGFGIGVTEFTMMGLLKEVEQGLNITTPEAGHLISAYALGVMVGAPLLAAVGAKLPRKHLALGLMLFFTLANLTSFIAPDYGSMLVSRFAAGLPHGAFFGVAAVIAASLVPPTRRGWAISMVMAGLSVSNVVGVPIATWVGQAFGWRLLFVLVGAIGLLTLVLLWRFVPFQEAHPEASIRRELGALKRLQVWLAILIGIVGFGGFFATYTYIAHTMTYVAGIPSALLPLVVALYGLGMVAGNIVGGRIADKSVMGTIYRVLPGIAVALVVYAVAVHWPWSAFVMVFVVGAAGSMLVPALQTRLLDASPDAPSLASSLNHAALNVANALGAFLGGVVIAWGWGYVAPALVGAVLAVLGLAVAAASGLLERKKPLAA; encoded by the coding sequence ATGAGCAGCGCCATCCAAACCCCGACCACGCCAACCCGAACGGCCAGCGTAGCGCCAGCCATTATTTCCCTGGCGATGGGCGGTTTCGGTATCGGTGTCACCGAATTCACCATGATGGGTCTGTTAAAGGAAGTGGAGCAGGGACTCAACATCACAACCCCTGAGGCCGGGCATCTGATTTCGGCCTATGCCCTGGGCGTCATGGTGGGCGCGCCGCTACTTGCCGCCGTCGGAGCCAAACTGCCCCGGAAGCACCTGGCACTGGGGCTGATGCTGTTCTTCACCCTGGCCAACCTCACGTCGTTCATTGCCCCCGACTACGGGAGCATGCTCGTGTCCCGCTTCGCAGCGGGGCTTCCGCATGGTGCGTTCTTCGGTGTGGCAGCGGTGATCGCAGCATCACTGGTTCCGCCGACGCGGCGGGGCTGGGCCATCTCCATGGTGATGGCCGGCCTCTCGGTTTCCAATGTCGTCGGGGTGCCGATTGCAACATGGGTGGGCCAGGCCTTTGGCTGGCGCCTGCTGTTTGTCCTGGTGGGAGCCATAGGCCTGCTGACCCTGGTCCTGCTGTGGAGGTTCGTCCCGTTCCAGGAAGCCCATCCCGAGGCGAGCATCCGCCGGGAGCTGGGCGCGCTGAAGCGCCTGCAGGTGTGGTTGGCCATTCTGATCGGCATCGTCGGCTTTGGCGGGTTTTTCGCCACGTACACCTACATTGCCCACACGATGACCTATGTCGCCGGCATCCCCTCAGCCTTGCTTCCCCTCGTGGTTGCCTTGTACGGCCTGGGAATGGTGGCGGGCAACATCGTGGGCGGCCGGATTGCAGACAAGTCCGTGATGGGGACCATCTACCGGGTCCTGCCGGGCATCGCCGTCGCCCTGGTGGTTTACGCCGTGGCTGTCCACTGGCCCTGGTCGGCGTTCGTCATGGTTTTCGTGGTCGGTGCAGCCGGCAGCATGCTGGTGCCTGCCTTGCAGACCCGACTGCTGGACGCCTCACCGGACGCGCCTTCGCTGGCGTCCTCGCTCAACCACGCCGCCCTCAATGTAGCCAATGCGCTGGGTGCATTCCTCGGTGGCGTGGTGATTGCATGGGGCTGGGGCTACGTCGCACCGGCCCTCGTCGGTGCCGTGCTGGCGGTCCTGGGGCTGGCGGTAGCCGCCGCCAGTGGCCTGCTGGAACGCAAAAAGCCGTTGGCTGCCTGA
- a CDS encoding cation diffusion facilitator family transporter → MAATGGTRAIVAALAANLTIAVLKFVAFILTLSSSMLAEAIHSVADSGNQLLLLVGGKRARKEANAQHPFGYGRERYIYAFIVSIVLFSVGGLFALYEAWGKLQHPHAIEGDFWWVPLGVLIGAILAESFSFRTAIRESNPVRGRQGWVSFVRNAKQPELPVILLEDLGALMGLAFALVGVGLTLITGNGIWDAVGTGMIGLLLVAIAAVLAVETKSLLLGESATRGDVTRISQAIEADGTSIIHLKTLHLGPEELLVAAKISIGGSDRGRDIAAAIDNAESRIRAAVPIARVIYLEPDLPRTEALSDPAASDSSAQDAQA, encoded by the coding sequence GTGGCTGCAACTGGCGGTACCAGGGCGATTGTCGCGGCACTTGCTGCAAACCTGACCATCGCCGTCCTTAAATTCGTAGCATTCATCCTGACCCTGTCGTCGTCCATGCTGGCCGAGGCCATCCACTCCGTGGCGGACTCAGGCAACCAGTTGCTCCTGCTGGTTGGTGGGAAACGGGCCAGGAAAGAGGCAAACGCCCAGCACCCCTTCGGCTACGGCCGCGAACGCTATATCTACGCCTTCATCGTCTCGATTGTGCTTTTCAGCGTCGGTGGCCTGTTCGCGCTCTATGAGGCGTGGGGGAAGCTACAGCATCCGCATGCCATCGAGGGTGACTTCTGGTGGGTGCCCCTGGGCGTGCTCATCGGGGCCATCCTTGCGGAGTCTTTTTCCTTCCGGACGGCCATCAGGGAGTCCAACCCTGTGCGTGGACGGCAAGGCTGGGTGAGCTTTGTCCGGAACGCCAAGCAACCGGAACTCCCGGTCATCCTGTTGGAGGACCTGGGGGCCCTCATGGGTCTGGCGTTCGCCCTCGTAGGCGTGGGGCTGACGCTTATTACCGGCAACGGAATCTGGGATGCCGTGGGTACCGGCATGATCGGCCTGTTGCTGGTGGCCATCGCTGCAGTACTCGCAGTGGAAACCAAGTCCCTGCTTCTGGGTGAGTCGGCCACCCGCGGCGACGTCACCAGGATCAGCCAGGCGATCGAGGCGGACGGGACCAGCATTATCCATTTGAAGACCCTCCACCTCGGCCCCGAGGAGCTTCTGGTAGCGGCAAAGATCTCCATCGGTGGCTCCGACCGGGGCCGCGACATCGCGGCAGCGATTGACAATGCGGAATCGAGGATCCGTGCAGCTGTTCCAATCGCCCGGGTCATATACCTCGAACCCGACCTGCCGCGTACCGAAGCCCTCAGCGACCCGGCGGCCTCAGACTCCAGCGCCCAGGACGCTCAGGCCTGA
- a CDS encoding GlsB/YeaQ/YmgE family stress response membrane protein, whose protein sequence is MGFLAWIILGLIVGAIVKAVMPGRVGGGWVTSLVLGVVGAIVGGWIGSLLFGKGDLAFFDLGTWILAIIGGLVVAGVYGAITGRDRTTRAP, encoded by the coding sequence ATGGGTTTTCTTGCTTGGATTATTCTCGGCCTCATCGTGGGGGCTATCGTCAAGGCCGTTATGCCCGGAAGAGTGGGCGGCGGATGGGTAACTAGCCTCGTACTCGGTGTGGTCGGTGCGATCGTAGGCGGCTGGATCGGAAGCCTCCTGTTCGGCAAGGGCGATCTTGCCTTCTTTGATCTTGGCACCTGGATCCTCGCCATCATCGGCGGCCTGGTCGTCGCCGGCGTCTACGGCGCCATCACAGGACGCGACAGGACCACCCGCGCACCCTGA
- a CDS encoding TrmH family RNA methyltransferase — protein MNETGRPQDFPLSNPRADRVRDVAKLAGRPARLKRGQFLAEGPQAVREALKLHQQRIAAGAPGIVPEVFASEACLDRYPEFEELAEGTSARLATDDVLAAMADTVNPQGIIAVCAFVDVSLEEVLDGGPRLIAVLCQVRDPGNAGTVLRAADAAGADAVILTGSSVDIYNPKAVRSTAGSLFHLPVVLGADIHELAAACRARGIGLLAADGYGDLNLDILQDENAARRLAGSDAQSAYALERPTAWLFGNEAQGLSEAELALADHRVAVPVYGTAESLNLGTAATVCLYASARSQQGSVSASASRLGPS, from the coding sequence ATGAACGAAACCGGGCGCCCGCAAGATTTCCCACTGTCCAACCCCCGAGCTGATCGGGTCAGGGACGTGGCGAAACTTGCCGGGCGCCCGGCCCGTTTAAAGCGCGGACAGTTCCTGGCGGAGGGTCCGCAGGCCGTGCGCGAGGCCCTGAAGCTGCACCAGCAGCGGATCGCTGCCGGCGCGCCTGGCATTGTCCCGGAGGTCTTTGCCAGCGAAGCATGCCTTGACCGCTATCCCGAATTCGAGGAATTGGCTGAGGGAACCAGCGCCCGCCTGGCCACTGACGACGTGCTGGCGGCGATGGCGGACACGGTGAATCCCCAGGGCATCATTGCCGTCTGCGCCTTCGTGGACGTCAGCCTTGAAGAAGTGCTCGACGGCGGACCGCGCCTTATCGCTGTCCTGTGCCAGGTCAGGGATCCCGGGAACGCCGGCACGGTGCTCAGGGCCGCGGACGCAGCCGGCGCGGACGCTGTGATCCTTACCGGCTCCAGCGTTGATATCTATAATCCCAAGGCAGTCCGCTCAACGGCCGGTTCGCTGTTTCACTTGCCGGTTGTCCTGGGAGCCGACATCCACGAACTGGCAGCTGCCTGCCGGGCGCGGGGGATAGGCCTCCTGGCCGCCGATGGCTACGGTGACCTGAATCTTGACATCCTGCAGGACGAAAATGCCGCGCGCCGCCTAGCGGGTTCCGACGCGCAATCGGCCTACGCGCTGGAACGGCCCACAGCCTGGCTCTTCGGAAACGAGGCACAGGGACTCTCTGAGGCCGAGCTGGCGCTGGCTGACCACCGGGTGGCGGTGCCGGTGTACGGGACCGCAGAAAGCCTGAACCTGGGCACAGCGGCCACGGTCTGCCTGTACGCGAGTGCTCGGTCGCAGCAGGGCAGCGTCTCCGCATCTGCCTCAAGACTCGGTCCCTCCTAG
- the rplT gene encoding 50S ribosomal protein L20 has protein sequence MARVKRAVNAHKKRRVILERAKGYRGQRSRLYRKAKEQLLHSFVYSYGDRKKKKGDFRRLWIQRINAASRANGLTYNRLIQGLKAAEVEVDRRMLAELAVSDANAFAALVNIAKDSLPADTSAPAAQAEAAPKAAKAPKAKAAAAE, from the coding sequence GTGGCACGTGTGAAGAGGGCGGTAAACGCCCACAAGAAGCGCAGGGTTATCCTCGAACGCGCAAAGGGCTACCGGGGACAGCGCTCACGCCTGTACCGCAAGGCCAAAGAGCAGCTGCTGCACTCGTTTGTGTACAGCTACGGTGACCGTAAGAAGAAGAAGGGCGACTTCCGCCGCCTGTGGATCCAGCGCATCAACGCCGCATCCCGCGCCAATGGCCTCACTTACAACCGACTCATCCAGGGCCTGAAGGCCGCTGAGGTCGAGGTTGACCGCCGCATGCTGGCCGAGCTGGCCGTCTCTGACGCCAACGCTTTCGCCGCACTGGTGAACATCGCCAAGGATTCCCTCCCCGCAGACACGTCCGCTCCGGCCGCCCAGGCTGAAGCAGCGCCCAAGGCCGCCAAGGCGCCGAAGGCGAAGGCTGCCGCTGCCGAGTAG
- the rpmI gene encoding 50S ribosomal protein L35 encodes MPKMKTHSGAKKRFKLTGSGKLRRQQANRRHYLEHKSSRLTRRLAGDKIVFKGDAKVIRKMLGI; translated from the coding sequence ATGCCGAAGATGAAGACCCACAGTGGTGCTAAGAAGCGCTTCAAGCTGACCGGCAGCGGCAAGCTGCGCCGCCAGCAGGCCAACCGCCGCCACTACCTCGAGCACAAGTCCTCCAGGCTGACCCGCCGCCTTGCCGGCGACAAGATCGTCTTCAAGGGCGACGCCAAGGTCATCCGGAAGATGCTCGGCATCTAA
- the infC gene encoding translation initiation factor IF-3, whose protein sequence is MRLVGPAGEQVGIVRIEDALRLAAESDLDLVEVAPQAKPPVCKLMDFGKYKYEAAVKAREARKNQTNTVLKEIRFRLKIDTHDYETKRGHALRFLGAGDKVKAMIQFRGREQQRPEMGIRLLQRFADDVSDVGVVESSPRIDGRNMVMVVGPLKNKAEAKAEARRATQRAEAKAQNEAKASGRIDVSGDDQAPLTQSLADLLPEGFAISTEPEIEAVEAEAPETQAPAAADAAVTEATQAEETVEAVPAAEVPEEVPATEAAPKEAPRQAAPKAAAPKREAPKASAPAAKAPEAAKPAAAVPAPAATPAPAAPRPAAVPSPPKPVARPAAPKPAARPAPKAAPKPAGKKTT, encoded by the coding sequence GTGCGGCTGGTCGGCCCTGCAGGTGAACAGGTAGGAATCGTCCGTATTGAGGATGCCCTGCGTTTGGCTGCCGAGTCCGATCTTGATCTCGTTGAAGTTGCACCGCAGGCGAAGCCTCCGGTGTGCAAGCTGATGGACTTCGGCAAGTACAAGTACGAGGCCGCCGTCAAGGCACGTGAAGCCCGGAAGAACCAGACCAACACGGTTCTGAAGGAAATCCGCTTCCGCCTGAAGATCGACACCCACGACTACGAGACCAAGCGCGGGCATGCACTCCGCTTCCTCGGCGCCGGTGACAAGGTCAAGGCCATGATCCAGTTCCGCGGCCGCGAGCAGCAGCGTCCGGAGATGGGTATCCGCCTGCTCCAGCGCTTTGCAGACGACGTGTCCGACGTAGGGGTTGTTGAGTCCAGCCCCCGCATCGATGGCCGCAACATGGTGATGGTCGTGGGGCCGCTGAAGAATAAGGCAGAGGCCAAGGCCGAAGCCCGCCGCGCTACTCAGCGGGCAGAAGCAAAGGCGCAGAACGAAGCGAAGGCTTCGGGTCGAATCGACGTCTCCGGTGACGATCAGGCCCCGTTGACCCAGTCCTTGGCTGATCTTCTTCCTGAGGGTTTCGCTATCTCCACGGAGCCGGAAATCGAGGCCGTCGAAGCTGAGGCACCCGAGACCCAGGCACCTGCCGCAGCTGACGCCGCGGTGACCGAAGCCACGCAGGCCGAAGAGACGGTGGAAGCCGTCCCCGCAGCGGAGGTTCCTGAAGAGGTTCCAGCCACGGAAGCTGCACCAAAGGAGGCGCCACGACAGGCTGCTCCGAAGGCTGCCGCTCCCAAGCGGGAGGCCCCCAAGGCATCTGCACCGGCCGCCAAGGCGCCGGAAGCGGCCAAGCCGGCAGCTGCAGTGCCTGCTCCGGCTGCAACGCCTGCTCCGGCAGCTCCGAGGCCGGCCGCAGTACCCTCGCCGCCGAAGCCGGTGGCCAGGCCCGCAGCCCCCAAGCCTGCTGCAAGGCCCGCCCCCAAGGCGGCGCCGAAGCCGGCCGGCAAGAAGACCACCTAG
- a CDS encoding DUF1844 domain-containing protein: protein MTTPESNSHVFAPAGTTGDVTQQIRDISEVPAIEVITTAAVHLMSAAAVKLGLAAEDNAEELKDLDEARKLITALAGLVTAAAPEIGSQHAGPLRDGLRSLQLAFREESIIPDAPGKGPGEKYTGAVN, encoded by the coding sequence ATGACCACCCCAGAAAGTAATTCACACGTTTTCGCGCCTGCCGGCACCACCGGTGACGTGACCCAGCAGATCCGCGACATCTCCGAAGTTCCGGCCATTGAGGTCATTACGACAGCGGCAGTCCACCTCATGAGCGCAGCAGCAGTGAAGCTGGGCCTGGCCGCCGAGGACAACGCCGAGGAACTCAAAGACCTGGATGAGGCCCGCAAACTCATTACGGCCCTTGCAGGACTGGTGACTGCGGCGGCGCCCGAGATCGGTTCCCAGCACGCCGGGCCCTTGCGCGATGGCCTGCGGTCGCTACAGCTTGCGTTCCGCGAGGAATCCATCATCCCTGACGCTCCAGGCAAGGGCCCGGGCGAGAAATACACCGGCGCGGTCAACTGA
- a CDS encoding MFS transporter, protein MNFALYRELLAVQPVRRLLLVGMIARIPHSAAGVLLTLHIVLALGQGYAAAGAAAAVMTIGIAVGAPWRGRRVDTVGLRTALIPSVVSETVIWSIVPHVSYEWLLPLVFVGGLLTLPIFSVVRQSLGVLADGDQRRTAFALDAITTEVVFMIGPAAGAIVATSGYTVVGLTIVGVSTSLAGLFLMWFNPPTRSPVLAEGCEGDQQYAANVAVVSSAPAHPQEAAAELAPMGVRRSATERRPGLRGKVAHNFAWFTATVAAVFAVAAGAGMVLSGTDVGIVAALETGGHQGEIGLVFLFWCAASVVGGVIYGAMHRPVSPIVLLLGMAALTIPMGFAHDTWTLALVSLLPGLLCAPVLSAASEKVAELVDEDRRGEAMGWYGSALTGGVAFGAPLAGVFIDATGPSGGFVSVGAAGVALCLVGLLLQRRRRRRAAA, encoded by the coding sequence GTGAACTTCGCTCTTTACCGGGAGCTGCTGGCCGTCCAGCCCGTCAGGCGGCTTCTTCTTGTCGGCATGATCGCCCGCATACCCCATTCAGCGGCAGGTGTCCTGCTGACCCTGCACATCGTCCTCGCCCTGGGCCAGGGTTACGCTGCGGCGGGAGCTGCGGCAGCAGTGATGACAATAGGCATCGCGGTGGGAGCACCATGGCGCGGCCGCCGCGTGGACACTGTCGGCCTGCGAACGGCTCTTATCCCGTCGGTCGTGTCAGAAACGGTCATCTGGTCGATCGTTCCCCATGTGTCCTACGAATGGCTGCTGCCGCTGGTTTTCGTTGGCGGGCTGCTCACCCTGCCGATCTTCAGCGTCGTACGCCAGTCCCTCGGCGTCCTGGCTGACGGTGACCAGCGTCGAACGGCCTTCGCCCTGGACGCGATCACCACCGAAGTGGTGTTCATGATCGGCCCTGCTGCCGGAGCAATTGTTGCAACCAGCGGATACACCGTCGTCGGACTCACCATTGTGGGCGTGTCCACTTCGCTCGCCGGGCTGTTCCTGATGTGGTTCAATCCGCCCACCCGCAGCCCAGTCCTGGCGGAAGGCTGCGAAGGGGATCAGCAGTACGCTGCCAACGTTGCTGTCGTCTCCAGCGCACCGGCCCACCCCCAGGAGGCTGCCGCCGAACTCGCCCCCATGGGTGTCCGACGGTCCGCGACGGAGCGGCGGCCCGGACTCCGTGGAAAAGTGGCGCACAACTTCGCCTGGTTCACGGCCACCGTGGCTGCAGTCTTCGCAGTTGCGGCGGGGGCGGGGATGGTCCTGAGTGGCACGGATGTCGGCATCGTCGCGGCCTTGGAGACAGGCGGCCACCAGGGGGAGATCGGACTGGTTTTCCTGTTCTGGTGTGCGGCATCAGTGGTCGGCGGAGTGATCTATGGGGCCATGCACCGGCCGGTTTCGCCCATTGTCCTGCTGCTCGGAATGGCGGCCCTGACTATTCCGATGGGGTTCGCCCATGACACCTGGACGCTGGCCCTGGTGTCCCTCCTTCCCGGTCTGCTCTGCGCACCGGTGCTGTCGGCAGCGTCCGAAAAGGTCGCCGAGCTCGTTGACGAGGACCGGCGCGGGGAAGCGATGGGCTGGTACGGCTCGGCCCTGACGGGAGGCGTGGCGTTCGGGGCGCCCCTGGCCGGCGTTTTCATCGACGCAACAGGGCCCTCGGGCGGGTTCGTGTCGGTGGGTGCGGCAGGGGTTGCGCTGTGCCTGGTGGGGCTGTTGCTCCAGCGGCGCCGGCGGCGCCGCGCCGCAGCCTGA